In Gimesia benthica, a single window of DNA contains:
- a CDS encoding 6-phosphofructokinase: MRVGILTGGGDCPGLNPVIRGAVRVICNAGGEVYGLLEGWRGAIEGNYIELNSENTDDIIFKGGTILGSSRTNPYKNEAEDVPKVRETFERLGLDCLIAIGGDDTLGVANKLWNDYKLPVIGCPKTIDNDLSSTDVTFGFDTSINIVMEAVDRLRTTAESHRRIMVVETMGRHAGWIALFSGLATAADYTLVPEVPIEMDRMVEVLKKRRANGKMYGIIIVSEGAQFNEEEGVVTQDGEVDDFGHVKLGGIGETVAKMIEDRTGFETRHVTLGHLQRGGSPSAADRVLGTRCGVHAGWLALKHHFGYMVALRGTSIVPVALADAVGEMRALEKNFLEEAEVFLQ, from the coding sequence ATGAGAGTTGGTATTTTAACTGGTGGTGGTGACTGTCCTGGTTTGAACCCGGTAATCCGCGGTGCCGTCCGCGTGATCTGCAATGCTGGTGGCGAAGTCTACGGCCTGCTGGAAGGCTGGCGGGGAGCCATCGAAGGCAACTACATCGAACTGAATTCGGAAAACACTGACGACATCATTTTCAAAGGGGGAACCATCCTCGGTTCTTCCCGTACGAACCCCTACAAGAACGAAGCAGAAGATGTTCCTAAAGTACGCGAAACCTTCGAGCGTCTGGGCCTCGACTGCCTGATCGCCATCGGTGGTGATGACACCCTCGGTGTCGCGAACAAACTGTGGAACGATTACAAGCTGCCCGTGATCGGCTGTCCCAAGACAATCGACAACGACCTGAGCTCCACCGATGTGACCTTCGGTTTTGACACTTCCATCAACATCGTGATGGAAGCCGTTGACCGTCTGCGGACCACAGCCGAATCGCACCGCCGGATCATGGTTGTCGAAACCATGGGCCGTCATGCAGGCTGGATCGCGCTGTTCTCCGGATTGGCAACCGCCGCCGATTACACGCTGGTTCCCGAAGTGCCCATCGAAATGGATCGCATGGTCGAAGTTCTGAAAAAGCGTCGCGCTAACGGCAAGATGTACGGCATCATCATCGTCAGCGAAGGTGCACAGTTCAACGAAGAAGAAGGCGTGGTCACCCAGGATGGTGAAGTCGACGACTTCGGTCACGTCAAGCTGGGCGGCATTGGTGAAACCGTTGCCAAGATGATCGAAGACCGGACCGGTTTCGAAACCCGTCACGTGACCCTCGGTCACCTGCAGCGTGGTGGTTCTCCCAGTGCAGCAGACCGCGTACTCGGAACCCGTTGCGGCGTTCACGCCGGCTGGCTCGCATTGAAGCATCACTTCGGTTACATGGTGGCTCTGCGGGGTACTTCCATCGTTCCCGTTGCTCTGGCTGACGCTGTGGGCGAGATGCGGGCACTCGAGAAGAACTTCCTCGAAGAAGCAGAAGTCTTCCTGCAATAG
- the accC gene encoding acetyl-CoA carboxylase biotin carboxylase subunit, with the protein MFQRILVANRGEIALRVIRACREMGIETVAVFSEADRGAHYLSLADEAYCIGPAAATDSYLMINRIISAAEIGNVQAIHPGYGFLAENAHFAEVCRSCNIEFIGPPHEAMAQLGDKVSAREIAKNANVPVSPGTEGLVTDEAEALRVAQEIGYPVLIKATAGGGGKGMRVARNDISLKAGLKAAAAEAEAAFKNSGVYIEKYIENPRHVEVQILADNHGTVLHLWERDCSLQRRHQKLVEESPAPNLPQSVREEICKAACRLIEEAGYTNAGTVEFLVGPDNQFYFIEVNARIQVEHPVSEEVTGLDLIKQQIRVAAGEKLELKQKNVPCNGSAIELRINAEDPDNDFRGSPGKITKLRVPSGPGVRFDSHIYEGYTVGPYYDSLIGKLIVHRPTREESLACMRRCLDEFVIEGIKTTIPLAKKIFNHSAFIEGKVDTTFIERTW; encoded by the coding sequence ATGTTTCAGAGAATACTGGTTGCCAACCGAGGAGAAATCGCACTGCGAGTGATTCGTGCCTGTCGTGAAATGGGCATTGAGACAGTCGCGGTCTTCAGTGAAGCAGATCGTGGTGCTCACTACCTCTCACTGGCTGACGAAGCCTACTGTATCGGACCTGCTGCAGCGACCGACAGTTACCTGATGATCAACCGGATTATCAGTGCTGCTGAAATCGGTAACGTGCAGGCGATTCACCCCGGCTACGGGTTCCTGGCAGAAAACGCGCATTTTGCGGAAGTCTGTCGGAGCTGTAACATCGAATTCATCGGACCTCCCCACGAAGCAATGGCACAGCTGGGCGATAAAGTCTCGGCACGTGAAATTGCCAAAAATGCCAACGTACCTGTTTCGCCGGGTACCGAAGGTCTGGTTACCGACGAAGCCGAAGCCCTGCGGGTGGCCCAGGAGATCGGTTATCCCGTACTGATCAAGGCTACCGCCGGCGGTGGTGGTAAAGGGATGCGAGTCGCCCGGAATGACATTTCGCTGAAAGCCGGTCTGAAAGCAGCCGCTGCCGAAGCGGAAGCCGCATTCAAAAATTCCGGCGTTTACATTGAGAAATACATCGAGAATCCACGGCACGTGGAAGTCCAGATCCTCGCGGACAATCATGGCACCGTACTCCACCTCTGGGAGCGGGACTGCAGTCTGCAGCGTCGTCACCAGAAGCTGGTGGAAGAGAGCCCGGCTCCGAACCTGCCTCAGTCGGTTCGCGAAGAAATCTGTAAAGCGGCCTGCCGCCTGATCGAAGAAGCCGGTTATACCAATGCCGGTACGGTCGAGTTCTTGGTAGGGCCGGATAACCAGTTCTACTTCATCGAAGTCAATGCCCGTATTCAGGTGGAACATCCCGTGAGCGAAGAGGTGACGGGGCTCGACCTGATCAAGCAGCAGATCCGTGTTGCGGCAGGCGAAAAACTGGAACTGAAGCAGAAGAACGTTCCCTGCAATGGCTCCGCAATTGAACTGCGTATCAATGCCGAAGACCCCGACAATGATTTCCGGGGTTCGCCGGGTAAGATCACCAAACTGCGCGTTCCCTCAGGTCCCGGAGTGCGGTTTGATTCGCATATCTATGAGGGCTATACCGTCGGCCCTTATTATGACTCCCTGATTGGCAAGCTGATCGTGCATCGGCCGACACGCGAGGAGTCACTGGCGTGTATGCGTCGATGTCTGGATGAGTTCGTCATTGAAGGGATTAAAACGACAATTCCTCTGGCGAAGAAGATCTTCAATCATTCGGCCTTTATTGAAGGTAAAGTCGATACCACGTTCATTGAACGTACCTGGTAA
- the accB gene encoding acetyl-CoA carboxylase biotin carboxyl carrier protein yields MAKNEVPKGEPFDLEKLQTLFEMMEKHGLTEVNLKRGEETWKLRRGPQETISMVPATHAVPQAVPQPVAAAPAAPAPAPQEATPAADSGPAIKSPTVGTFYSSPSPDDPPFVSVGSKVSADTIVCIVEAMKVFNQIPAELNGTISEVLVKDGEAVEFGQPLFRISQG; encoded by the coding sequence ATGGCAAAGAACGAGGTGCCGAAAGGCGAGCCTTTCGATTTGGAAAAACTTCAGACACTGTTTGAAATGATGGAAAAGCACGGATTGACGGAAGTCAATCTGAAGCGGGGCGAAGAAACCTGGAAGCTGCGTCGCGGTCCCCAGGAAACCATTTCCATGGTTCCCGCAACGCATGCTGTTCCTCAAGCGGTTCCGCAACCCGTTGCAGCGGCTCCTGCCGCTCCGGCGCCGGCACCTCAGGAAGCAACTCCTGCTGCTGATTCGGGGCCTGCCATCAAGAGCCCGACCGTGGGGACCTTTTATTCCTCACCCAGTCCCGATGATCCACCGTTCGTCAGTGTAGGATCCAAAGTCAGCGCTGATACGATTGTCTGCATTGTCGAGGCGATGAAGGTCTTCAATCAGATTCCCGCCGAGCTCAATGGTACCATCAGCGAGGTTCTGGTCAAAGATGGTGAAGCGGTCGAATTCGGCCAGCCCCTGTTCAGAATCAGCCAGGGCTGA
- a CDS encoding M24 family metallopeptidase translates to MSKDYLGARQKKLISQIKRIGAEALLVTSETNVTYLTGFSGDSSYLLIGKDQTVLISDGRYTTQLEEECPGLDVHIRKPTESMIVALEQVLKKSHLTKVGLESHVVTCDLLDALTGITPAIQWNPVSNVVEELRMVKDASEIQEIREAVDQAQRGFEVFRALLTNEMTELQGAHELEHAMRRFGARQAAFDPIVAVGERSALPHAIPTEKLIGESPFMLVDWGAMTQKGYRSDLTRMIIRDRAPSKLKKVYNTVLQAQLAAIKAIKPGALCKDVDQVARKVINKAGFGKQFTHSLGHGIGLDIHEGPRLGGNVETELKPGMIVTVEPGIYLPGWGGVRIEDDVLVTRSGHEVLTSVPKDYESALV, encoded by the coding sequence ATGAGTAAAGACTATCTGGGCGCCAGGCAGAAAAAACTGATTTCACAGATCAAACGGATCGGGGCCGAGGCCTTGCTGGTAACCAGTGAAACGAATGTTACGTATTTAACCGGTTTCAGCGGTGATTCCAGTTATCTGCTGATTGGCAAAGATCAGACCGTCCTGATCAGCGATGGACGATATACCACGCAGCTGGAAGAGGAATGCCCGGGACTGGATGTCCACATTCGCAAGCCGACGGAATCGATGATCGTGGCCCTGGAGCAGGTCCTGAAAAAGTCGCATCTCACCAAAGTGGGACTGGAGAGCCATGTCGTGACCTGCGATCTGCTTGATGCGTTGACTGGAATTACACCGGCTATTCAGTGGAACCCGGTATCGAATGTGGTGGAAGAACTGCGGATGGTCAAAGATGCCTCCGAGATCCAGGAGATCCGCGAAGCCGTCGATCAGGCGCAGCGCGGCTTTGAAGTCTTTCGTGCACTGTTGACCAATGAGATGACCGAACTGCAGGGAGCGCACGAACTGGAACACGCGATGCGGCGGTTTGGTGCGCGACAGGCGGCCTTCGATCCGATCGTGGCTGTAGGAGAGCGATCAGCTCTGCCGCATGCGATCCCCACGGAAAAGCTGATTGGCGAATCCCCGTTTATGCTGGTGGACTGGGGGGCGATGACCCAGAAAGGGTATCGCAGCGACCTGACTCGGATGATCATCCGTGATCGGGCTCCCTCGAAACTGAAGAAGGTCTACAATACGGTACTGCAGGCGCAGCTGGCCGCGATTAAAGCCATTAAGCCCGGGGCTCTCTGCAAAGACGTCGACCAGGTCGCACGGAAAGTCATCAACAAGGCCGGCTTCGGCAAACAGTTTACCCACAGCCTGGGCCACGGTATTGGCCTGGACATTCACGAAGGCCCTCGACTGGGGGGCAATGTCGAGACCGAACTCAAGCCGGGGATGATTGTTACGGTGGAACCGGGCATCTATCTGCCGGGCTGGGGGGGCGTCCGCATTGAAGATGATGTGCTGGTGACCCGGAGCGGACATGAGGTCTTGACCAGCGTTCCCAAGGATTATGAGTCGGCGCTGGTTTAA
- a CDS encoding heavy metal translocating P-type ATPase yields the protein MKQESTELIFKIQDMDCAEEVTILKRELSPLVGGEEHLFFDILNRRMTVTLNAEPVTGEAIISAVRQTGMQAEPWEPDKKKASDSFWKRHGRTLLTSVSGIMLVSAFVTHVILAGSFAAALGAEEAAGGFMPLPVRIQYLAAMLSGIWFVLPKAWFALKRLRPDMNLLMCVAVLGALFIDEWFEAAAVAFLFSFSQLLEAWSVGRARKAVAALMDLSAPIARVRDAEGNEITVAAESVSVGTVFLIRPGEKIPLDGTVIKGISDVNQAPITGESVPIGKQADDEIYAGTINGDGLLEAKSTKPAEDTVLAQIIRMVGEAQSKRSPSELWVEKFARIYTPIVMVLALLMLVSLPLLLQVSWHNAMYRALVLLVIACPCALVISTPVSIVAALAAAARNGVLIKGGAFVETPSRLRALALDKTGTLTQGKPVVTRIVPLNGHTEAELLERAAALEAHSNHPLALAILEAATERNVAYQPADDYQIIQGKGATATLNGRNFWLGSHRYLEERKEETAEVHQQLEELSTSGQTVVVVGNDTHVCGFIALADRVRDTSATVIRDLHAAGIEQLVMLTGDNQGTAQAVAREIGLDQVHAELLPADKLTVIESLVNEYEHVAMVGDGVNDAPAMGRSSLGIAMGAAGSDVAIESADIALMTDDLTRIPWLIHHSRRTLKIIRQNIIFALSIKVLFVILMAVNHASLWAAIAADMGASLLVIFNGLRLLKLPPAKRNQAS from the coding sequence ATGAAACAGGAATCAACCGAGCTCATCTTCAAGATACAGGATATGGATTGCGCCGAGGAAGTCACGATCCTCAAGAGGGAACTCTCTCCCCTGGTGGGAGGCGAAGAGCACCTGTTTTTCGATATCCTCAATCGCAGGATGACGGTCACCCTCAATGCGGAACCCGTTACCGGTGAAGCCATCATCTCCGCCGTCCGTCAGACCGGTATGCAGGCAGAACCCTGGGAGCCTGACAAAAAAAAGGCTTCGGACTCCTTCTGGAAGCGTCACGGCAGAACCCTGCTGACCAGCGTGAGTGGCATCATGCTGGTCTCCGCATTCGTAACCCACGTCATCCTGGCGGGCAGCTTCGCTGCGGCCCTCGGCGCAGAAGAAGCCGCAGGAGGCTTCATGCCGTTGCCTGTGCGCATCCAGTATCTGGCAGCCATGCTGAGCGGCATCTGGTTCGTGTTACCCAAAGCCTGGTTTGCCTTAAAGCGTCTGCGTCCCGACATGAACCTGTTGATGTGCGTCGCCGTACTGGGAGCCTTGTTCATCGACGAATGGTTCGAAGCGGCCGCGGTTGCCTTTCTGTTTTCGTTCTCACAACTGCTGGAAGCCTGGAGCGTGGGTCGCGCCCGCAAAGCGGTCGCTGCTCTGATGGACCTGTCCGCGCCCATCGCCCGTGTCCGCGATGCGGAAGGGAATGAAATCACGGTTGCCGCAGAATCTGTTTCGGTCGGCACCGTGTTTCTGATTCGTCCCGGCGAAAAGATTCCGCTGGACGGCACCGTCATCAAGGGGATCAGCGACGTTAACCAGGCGCCGATCACCGGCGAATCGGTGCCCATCGGCAAACAGGCGGACGATGAAATTTACGCCGGCACGATCAACGGCGATGGTCTGCTGGAAGCGAAAAGCACTAAGCCGGCTGAGGACACCGTCCTTGCCCAGATCATTCGCATGGTGGGGGAAGCGCAGTCGAAGCGGTCTCCCTCCGAACTCTGGGTCGAGAAATTCGCCCGGATCTATACTCCCATCGTCATGGTGCTCGCTCTGCTGATGCTGGTGAGCCTGCCTCTGCTGCTGCAGGTCAGCTGGCACAATGCCATGTATCGTGCCCTGGTCCTGCTGGTCATCGCCTGCCCGTGTGCCCTGGTGATCTCGACGCCCGTCAGTATCGTCGCAGCGCTGGCTGCTGCTGCCCGTAACGGCGTACTCATCAAAGGGGGCGCGTTCGTGGAAACGCCTTCCCGGCTCCGCGCCCTGGCTCTGGACAAAACGGGAACACTCACGCAGGGGAAGCCGGTCGTCACGAGAATCGTTCCCCTGAACGGACACACCGAAGCCGAACTGCTCGAACGCGCCGCGGCCCTGGAAGCACACAGCAACCACCCCCTCGCACTGGCCATCCTCGAAGCAGCCACCGAGCGGAACGTCGCGTATCAGCCTGCGGACGACTATCAGATCATCCAGGGCAAAGGGGCTACCGCTACGCTGAACGGCAGAAATTTCTGGCTCGGCTCACATCGTTACCTGGAAGAACGCAAAGAGGAAACAGCCGAAGTGCATCAGCAGCTGGAGGAACTCTCGACCAGCGGACAGACCGTCGTCGTGGTCGGTAACGACACACACGTCTGTGGCTTCATCGCGCTGGCAGACCGCGTGCGCGACACCTCTGCGACCGTCATTCGCGATCTGCACGCCGCGGGGATCGAGCAATTGGTCATGCTGACGGGTGACAACCAGGGCACCGCGCAAGCCGTCGCCCGGGAGATCGGTCTGGATCAGGTACATGCAGAGCTGCTTCCGGCAGACAAGCTCACGGTCATTGAGTCCCTCGTCAATGAATACGAGCATGTCGCCATGGTTGGTGACGGCGTTAACGATGCACCTGCCATGGGACGTTCGAGCCTGGGGATCGCCATGGGCGCCGCGGGCAGTGACGTCGCCATTGAATCAGCTGACATCGCCTTGATGACTGACGACCTGACCCGAATCCCCTGGCTGATTCATCATTCACGCCGCACACTGAAGATCATCCGCCAGAACATCATCTTCGCGTTGAGCATTAAAGTTCTGTTCGTGATCCTGATGGCCGTCAATCACGCCTCCCTCTGGGCTGCGATCGCTGCCGACATGGGAGCTTCCCTGCTCGTCATTTTCAACGGCCTGCGTCTGCTCAAGCTCCCACCTGCCAAACGCAACCAGGCAAGCTAA